From Paenibacillus sp. V4I7, one genomic window encodes:
- a CDS encoding alpha-L-fucosidase: MSSNHPIIQERTERTQWFLQDRFGMFIHWGLYAIPARGEWVRSVERISVEDYQTYYDEFDPVRYDPKAWARAAKQAGMKYAVLTAKHHDGFCLFDSALTEYKSTNTRAGRDLVREFIEAFRAEGLKVGLYYSLIDWHHEDYPAYGDRIHPMRDNENYTRNPETFDRYLQYMHGQVRELLTNYGKLDVMWFDFSYDRMKGETWKATELMAMIRSLQPHIIVDNRLDASGEEGGTIFTKNPLSYSGDFASPEQIIPPQGVTDDEGNSLPWEACITLNNNWGYAAQDFQYKSSTTLIRKLIECVSKNGNLLLNVGPNALGEIPKESLDILAEIGDWVQKNGDSIYGCGQAYLPKPEWGRYTQKGNLLYAHLFEESVGPINLNGLAGKVKKARLLSDGSELFLSRPWNAAQYPDDAFISFARPEHSSYPLPDQRATVVELELL; the protein is encoded by the coding sequence ATGTCAAGCAATCATCCGATTATTCAAGAACGAACAGAGCGTACGCAGTGGTTTCTGCAGGATCGATTCGGTATGTTTATTCATTGGGGACTGTATGCCATTCCAGCCAGAGGAGAATGGGTGCGCAGCGTCGAGCGTATTTCGGTAGAGGACTATCAAACGTATTATGATGAATTCGATCCTGTCCGTTATGATCCTAAGGCGTGGGCGCGTGCTGCGAAGCAAGCGGGTATGAAATATGCGGTATTGACGGCCAAGCATCATGACGGGTTTTGTTTATTTGACAGCGCTCTCACTGAGTATAAGTCAACGAATACACGGGCCGGGCGAGATTTGGTTCGCGAATTTATTGAAGCGTTTCGGGCGGAAGGCTTAAAGGTGGGACTCTATTATTCGTTAATCGATTGGCATCATGAGGACTATCCGGCTTATGGGGATCGCATTCATCCGATGCGGGATAATGAGAACTACACAAGAAATCCGGAGACGTTTGATCGATACCTTCAGTATATGCATGGACAAGTAAGGGAGCTGCTGACGAACTATGGCAAACTGGATGTGATGTGGTTCGACTTCTCTTATGATCGCATGAAGGGGGAGACATGGAAAGCAACCGAGCTGATGGCGATGATTCGATCTCTGCAGCCACATATCATCGTAGACAACCGATTAGACGCAAGCGGCGAAGAAGGCGGAACTATTTTCACTAAAAATCCGCTCAGCTATTCGGGTGACTTTGCTTCACCGGAACAGATCATTCCGCCGCAAGGCGTGACGGATGACGAGGGCAATTCGCTTCCATGGGAAGCTTGTATCACGCTGAATAATAATTGGGGGTACGCAGCCCAAGATTTCCAATATAAATCCTCAACTACCCTTATCCGGAAGCTGATAGAGTGCGTCAGCAAAAATGGGAATCTGCTGTTGAATGTGGGTCCGAATGCGCTCGGCGAGATTCCGAAGGAGTCGCTGGACATTTTGGCCGAGATCGGCGATTGGGTTCAGAAAAATGGGGACAGCATTTACGGCTGCGGGCAAGCCTACTTACCGAAACCGGAGTGGGGCAGGTATACGCAAAAGGGCAATCTGCTGTATGCCCACTTGTTTGAGGAAAGCGTAGGTCCTATTAACTTAAACGGGTTGGCCGGTAAGGTGAAGAAAGCAAGGCTGCTATCTGACGGTTCCGAGCTCTTCCTAAGCCGTCCTTGGAATGCCGCCCAGTATCCGGACGATGCGTTCATTAGTTTCGCTAGACCTGAGCACTCCAGCTATCCGCTGCCGGATCAAAGAGCTACGGTTGTGGAGTTGGAGCTACTCTAA
- a CDS encoding DGQHR domain-containing protein: MNTLLKQHVIENVLQYKMRGKVAYLGHVAASDALQITYVKPYDLPSGKGYQRPVDAKRANDFALYLSKGDNSLFTPILLNAEAKWDFVPYDKYRPTYGRLLCKDKASLMDGQHRLGGIKRYTQETNSEINIPFLALHYLDEDEEIQLFDTINTKAKGIGVSLSRYLRRHSDDLSWVATELIVRSDSPFYNIGTITGKRNAGRHVTLQNLYRVLELLTRDIHVSSLTKEEKLMLSLYYFNALKENFNQEWMDYQEHRLTHIVCLNALAIAGSEIFSKVVSTDKKQIDYTSILKYVKRLKKFDWSSNGVLRYIKGLSGSKTLASDLIAQMML; this comes from the coding sequence ATGAACACATTATTGAAACAACATGTTATTGAAAATGTCCTTCAATATAAAATGCGTGGTAAAGTCGCATATCTAGGACATGTAGCTGCCTCAGATGCCCTACAGATTACTTATGTTAAGCCATATGACTTACCCTCAGGAAAAGGATATCAAAGACCTGTAGATGCTAAAAGAGCAAATGATTTTGCCCTTTATTTATCAAAAGGAGATAACTCATTATTCACACCAATTCTTCTAAATGCTGAAGCAAAATGGGATTTCGTTCCTTATGATAAATATAGACCTACTTACGGTAGGCTGCTTTGCAAAGATAAAGCCTCTTTAATGGATGGGCAGCATCGTTTGGGAGGAATCAAGAGATATACACAGGAAACCAACTCTGAAATAAATATTCCTTTCCTTGCGTTACACTATTTGGACGAGGATGAGGAAATCCAACTTTTTGATACAATTAATACAAAAGCTAAGGGAATAGGAGTTTCTCTAAGTCGTTATTTGCGAAGACATTCTGACGACCTTAGTTGGGTTGCAACGGAGTTAATCGTAAGAAGTGATAGTCCTTTCTACAATATTGGCACAATAACAGGTAAGAGAAACGCCGGGCGTCATGTAACACTTCAAAATCTATATAGAGTCCTAGAGCTTCTTACTCGAGACATTCATGTATCTAGCCTAACCAAAGAGGAGAAGTTGATGTTAAGTTTATATTACTTTAATGCATTGAAAGAAAATTTTAACCAAGAGTGGATGGATTATCAAGAACATCGCCTCACACACATAGTTTGTTTAAATGCATTAGCTATTGCTGGTTCAGAAATTTTTTCAAAAGTGGTGTCTACGGATAAAAAGCAAATTGATTATACTAGTATTCTTAAATATGTGAAGAGATTAAAAAAATTCGATTGGTCGTCTAATGGTGTTCTAAGATATATCAAAGGTTTAAGTGGTTCAAAGACATTGGCTTCAGATTTAATTGCTCAGATGATGTTATAA
- a CDS encoding stage VI sporulation protein F encodes MSYHHYGIDPALVERVKFKMKNPEIKERIKMLLQGVTKADLQNHTKVTRLIGLAAGILGEKLSGSQTTQILEFILAQKIDPSNAFHLIKLWSMFR; translated from the coding sequence ATGAGCTATCACCATTATGGCATCGATCCTGCGCTCGTTGAGCGCGTAAAGTTCAAGATGAAAAATCCAGAGATCAAGGAACGCATTAAAATGCTGCTGCAGGGTGTTACGAAGGCTGATTTACAAAATCATACCAAGGTTACGCGCTTAATAGGACTTGCCGCCGGCATTCTCGGTGAGAAGCTAAGCGGAAGCCAAACGACCCAAATTTTGGAGTTTATCCTTGCACAAAAGATTGATCCATCTAACGCCTTTCACTTGATCAAACTCTGGTCCATGTTTCGATAG
- a CDS encoding DNA polymerase IV: MKSERAVMLVDCQSFYASVEKAAHPELCNKPIAVGDPARKSGIVLAACPIAKSYGVSTAMRNFEALAVCPDLTIVRPRMKTYIDVSTLITEIYETFTDLVEPWSIDEQFIDVTGSTSLFGSPEEIARQMQTKVMLSTGVWIRAGISSNKVLAKMATDNFAKKSESGIFELPVNQVESILWPLPVSQMYMVGSRMTAHFVRMGLNTIGDIARLELGEFKRRMRIRMGRQSDIKAEYYWQTARGIDPSPVVARAFAKPQSITRGRTVQSTKYQTMEDIEPLMIELVIEVCRTSRRHNSMGRVVTVSAGTMRRGFSRQMTLPSPTCLEHHVVSAARELFKKHWNGDPLTHLAVDLSQLTDDSTHQLDLFEDIERNLRLAKAQDSIKDRFGGAAIIRASSLLETAQARDRAIMIGGHYA, translated from the coding sequence ATGAAATCAGAACGAGCTGTTATGCTTGTGGACTGTCAGAGTTTTTATGCCAGTGTGGAAAAAGCGGCACACCCAGAGCTTTGCAATAAACCCATAGCGGTTGGTGACCCTGCCCGTAAGAGCGGTATTGTATTAGCTGCTTGTCCCATTGCGAAATCTTATGGCGTATCAACTGCGATGCGAAATTTTGAAGCTCTTGCTGTTTGCCCAGATCTTACTATAGTCCGACCAAGAATGAAGACTTACATTGATGTCTCTACACTCATCACAGAGATTTATGAAACCTTTACCGACTTGGTTGAACCTTGGAGCATTGACGAGCAATTTATTGACGTGACAGGTTCAACGTCGCTTTTCGGATCACCAGAAGAAATTGCACGCCAGATGCAAACAAAAGTTATGCTTTCTACAGGCGTTTGGATTCGTGCGGGTATCTCTTCAAACAAAGTGCTTGCCAAAATGGCCACAGACAATTTCGCGAAGAAGAGCGAAAGTGGCATTTTCGAATTGCCAGTAAATCAGGTCGAGTCCATATTATGGCCGTTACCTGTCTCACAAATGTACATGGTTGGGTCTCGGATGACTGCTCACTTTGTAAGAATGGGATTGAATACTATTGGTGATATAGCGCGGCTAGAGCTTGGAGAATTCAAACGGCGCATGCGGATTAGGATGGGACGACAAAGCGATATCAAAGCAGAATATTATTGGCAAACAGCGCGCGGAATTGATCCCAGCCCAGTCGTTGCAAGAGCCTTCGCGAAGCCGCAATCTATTACTCGAGGCAGAACGGTACAGTCAACGAAATACCAGACAATGGAGGACATAGAGCCGCTAATGATTGAATTAGTGATTGAAGTATGCCGAACAAGCAGACGGCACAATAGCATGGGGCGTGTAGTGACAGTTAGCGCCGGGACGATGAGAAGGGGATTTTCGAGGCAAATGACACTACCTTCGCCGACTTGCCTAGAGCATCATGTTGTTTCAGCAGCGCGCGAATTGTTCAAGAAACATTGGAACGGAGATCCCCTCACGCATTTAGCTGTAGACCTATCTCAATTGACAGATGATAGCACGCATCAGCTCGATCTATTTGAGGATATCGAAAGAAATCTTAGGCTCGCCAAAGCTCAGGATAGTATTAAAGACAGATTTGGCGGTGCAGCAATTATTAGAGCTTCTTCACTGTTAGAAACTGCACAAGCTAGAGATAGGGCGATTATGATAGGGGGACATTATGCTTGA
- a CDS encoding DUF1294 domain-containing protein — MTYFLCYLLLMNIITFIEMGHDKGQAKKGGRRVPEKRLFILAALGGGIGGWLGMRVWRHKTKHTSFVIGMPLLVALNSLCVIMVAIYM; from the coding sequence TTGACTTATTTTCTCTGTTATTTACTGCTGATGAATATCATTACGTTCATAGAAATGGGACATGACAAGGGACAAGCCAAAAAAGGCGGGCGTAGAGTGCCTGAAAAACGTCTTTTTATACTGGCTGCTCTCGGTGGCGGGATTGGCGGGTGGCTCGGTATGCGGGTTTGGCGCCATAAGACGAAACATACCTCATTCGTCATTGGCATGCCGCTGCTTGTTGCGCTAAATAGCCTATGTGTCATCATGGTCGCGATTTATATGTAG